CACAGTTCACACTACTTGACACAGACGCAGAGAGTGAAACTAATTTTCCCAGGCCTGCAGGCAGGAGAGTAAGAAATCACACCTTGACAGAGATGTTGGAGACCCGcactcggagagagagagacagagagcgaggcTGCGTTTAGAGGAAGAACTTACCTCTAAAATCCCAACCTGTGGGAGTTGCTGCACACCCTGGATCACATCCTCTCCAATTCATCAACCTGGATCCTTTTCAAagctgctgcccccccccccctctctcctttcgagagagagagagagaaggagatgaaggtCATGGGAGCACCAGCGAAGGGGAAAGAAGACAGATGAGGAGTATGTCCCTCCCTGCATTCCTGCGCTGACCTTCGTAGTATTGTTGCACTGTAACTATCATCGGCCCACCATGCTTTACAGTGGGTTGTTATTGAggtggtgggtgtgtgggtgtgtggggggggattaTGGGCTCCCTCCAACCTGCATGCCCCACCCTTGTTCCACGGCAACCGTGAACCGTATCTAGTTTCACCTGAGGATTGACAGACAGGCGGGTCCCAGACGTTTGCAGTTGGCACTGTTTGAGGTGTGGGTCTGTCAGGGCTGATGTGATAGTCTGTCTgcgactctgtgtgtgtgtgtgtgtgtgtgtgtgtgtgtgtgtgtgttagtctgggagagagagagggagctggtgTTTGATCTCCGTTCCCAGCCAAGAGGCTTTAACTTCACTCCAGGTGCAGAGAAGTCAACCTGAGGGCATGGGAGGCACATACAGTAGAGATCACAACCATGAAgtacttaacacacacacacacacacacacacaggcagaggcaggaagtatCTTCGAAGCAGTAACTCCGTCTGAGTAGCTCTTGCGGTTTTTAAAACTGGTTTACCATTTCAGTCTCTTAAAGACTCATCGGCGTGCTGTGGGATAAACATCTCTGTTGACATCCCGAGCAGAAGTACTGAGAGTGAGAGATGAAAAGGTGAAAGGGCCTCGGCTGGTGCAGTGGGCAGCGTAATGACAACGTGCAGGACGGGCTCTCGGCCCACTGGTACACAACAGGCACATGGAGATGGTTTTCTTTGCCCGGCAGAGAGTAAATAAGGTGGAAAATCAACGACGAGACAACAAGTAGTGATTTCTCGCTGTGCTGCAAATGTTCAACAGGTGCAGATTTGGCATAAAAAATAACCGGGTAGCCATTAGCTCCGCCATATAACCCGCGAATCGCTGTGTTTCGACATTAAAAGCTTTCCTCCACTTCACAGGCCCTAAACGCAACGTGAATAATTGCTCTCTTCATTCCACTGTATCTCCGCACTGGGAATCTGTGTGGTCCATAATGAGTGCAGTAAACATCTGCTACTCCCGTATTAGAGACCATTTTCCCTGCATCTCATCCTGTAATATGGAGAAATTAGAGTGCAGGGACTCATTCTGcgtgtttacacacacacacacacacacacacacacacacacacacacacacacacacacacagggagagagagcagacataACATCAGGAGTCCAAGTGTTTTTATACTACCTAACTGACGCTCTAACATACCATCTCAACACCACAATTTTCCATCCACAGGGGCAAAACACTACCGGGTGTCCTcactgcttttttcttttcctccccaACCCCCCCCAACGAAGTGCCAGCGTACTCGGGCTGATTCCAAAAAGGCAGATTTACTGATTTATTTGGAAATCTTCATGAAGTTAAACCCAAGAATCCCCTTAAAAGATAAATCCAGAACATGTACTGATTGGacctttttttcctgcttttaaaCCGGAGAACTCAGATAACCTGCTTTTCCTTTGGGGAACAGGCATCTCCAGCCTTTGTTCAGCTGGaacaatatgtttatttaacatgGAAGGAAATTCCCTCGAAACgctgcaacacacaacaaagGCTGTTATGCAACGGCGGGTGGTCGCAACATTTATGGAGAAATGGTGCCATCTAGTGGCAAGACGCCGAAACGCAGAccaaagtgaaaagaaacaaaacaaaccaccAAACATTGGAGTtgcatgaatacattttattataggAAACACTTAATATCTGCTAAATGGCAAATGTCACATCTTATACCAGTAATGACAGAACTCATCGTCAGGCAGACTGGTGGATAAGACAAAATGGAGAAGGCAGAACACACCAGCTTCCATGTTGGCTCCTCCTTATACACACGTGCAGCTGTAGCAAACATCTGGATGACCGTCCAGCAGAGTTCCACATCCCTGCCACCCTCACATCACTGTCTCTTCCCGTTGGTTAAAGCAAACGACCTTTGACGTTCAGGAAGACCTGGTCCTCACTTGCTCATCTCCTGCTGCACCTCCTTGAGGATCTGCTCCTCCAGCTTGGACGTGTCGTACTCCTTCAGCATGTCGTACTCCCGCCACGGCTCCGCCCACTTCTGCACGAACTCCGCCTGATGGGGGGTCATACACAAGTCGTAGCGGATGCCCTGGATGTTGAAATTCGGCCGTTCCCAGTGTTTCTGCCACGGCTTGGGGCGCATCCTCACTTTGAGCTGGTGAGtggacagatggagagaaactCGATTATTTCACATCGCAACATGCTTGACtttcattaaagctgctttcaaacgtGCAGtaactccagagatcctccagGGGCTGTACGTGTGTCTCACCTTGTTGACAGAAACCTCTCCGGTCGGGGAGAAGGGCACGGGCTTCATGTTGGGGTCCACGGTGCTGTACTCGGGCATGGCATCTCTCAGATACATCAGGTTGTCGTCCAGACGTTTCTCCAGCTTCAGCACGTCGATGCTCTGGATACGAGGACTGTACAGCTCGTAGCAAATCTCCACacctgagccacacacacagaaatatacgTGATTCAAACAGGTGTTTTACCTGAAGCTGTGAAGAAACTcgtctttcctcttcctcgctgAAGTTTAATCTTAAATCAACACCTGTAGTTTCCATTacataattgtatttatattcgTATTTCATGTTGTTATCTATCAGTCtttcctggagctgcagctacACGACTTCAAAGTGTTTGAAAAGCATTTCGAAGCCTCACCTTGGTTGTCGATGATGTTCCTCAGGACGAACGTGGCTCCGAGGCCTTTCCCACCTCTCTGGATGCAGATCCCAACAAAGCGGTTCGTTTTCCCGCTGGCATTAGGGTCGGCCATGGTCACCGCCAGGACACTCCCTTGAAAACGATCAAAAATAACTTGCATGATTAGAATTGATAAGATATTAAATAGTCTTATTATAGACTTTGAGTGAAGGtggtggttttaaactcttctttatgagcagagaacaCTACAGGGCAACTAATCGATGTGTTTTTGctgttgatgaaaattatattgcgatGATTATTTTTGATTGTGTCATCGCTCATCTCTATGGTAACACAGCAGCATTAACGATTTATatgctgtgtctcaattcaggggcctcGTCCTTCGGAGGCTGCGTCTGAAGAGCGATTACGTCACAGCGGCACGACGAATGCGTCCTTTCCATCCCAGAGAAACGAAGGCTCCACCAGGTGAAACGGTGCCGGCAAAGCAACTCAACcaaacttcagctctgttgctaggatATCAGGGCGGGATGAGCCTCCTTGgaccagactgtctcatttTGGTTTTGCGGTTTACGTGGCCCAAGAAGGACGTGACCTTGATGGACCAGGTTAGATCGCGTCCTTCTTAGAAAAGCCCCTGAGTTGAGACACGTCTACATAATGATTTGCAGAAACTGAAtccaggggaggaggaagaagcgtCTCCAGACCCGGCTCGTCTCCCTCCAGTTTGCGGAGGAGGTGCACCTGGAGCGGTTCAGGGTTCCTCACCTGCGTAGAACTCGGGGATGTTGAGCACCTTCCTCCTGCGGATCATGTCCTTTCTCTCCATGGAGAACTTCAGGGGCTCGGTCCTCTGTCGTGGGGGGATGAACTCGGGGCTCAGGAACCTGCAGGGGACAGAACACGTGAAACCATCACACAGCCTGGACATGTGACGAGGGTCAAGAGACCGGTGGACATCTTACTTCCGCAGAGACGTCACAGACTGAGTCTTGTCTATGATGACGGGTCTGGGTGGAGGAGCGAATTTGGGAGGGTCGCTGCTCCCGAGACGCACAGACGTGCACACGAAgcctgcaaaacaacaacacgtcACTTTGTAAACACGTCACTTTGTAAACATCAGTCACACGAGCTCAGCTGCAGTTAGCACGGCTCACAATTAGCCTGAGAAATGACGTTTAGCTCGTGTAGCCTAGCCCGGGTTAAGTCCTGCGCCATCTACGCGACCTGCCCGCTGACTGTAAAGTATTTAAGCACACGTCCGGTTTCACTTACGTTCATTCTTGAGCTGCAAGTTCCGCAACAACCTCAGAGAAAGGATGAACCTGTCGAGCCCTGTGCTGCGGGCGGCCATGTCTGACCTTCTACTGTCACGTGGGAGCTCGTACGGAAGCCGTGCGGGACAGACAGGGTTTGAAAACGCGATTGGTCCCGAGCTGTAATTCAGCAGGTTGTCCACAAGATGGCGCTAATGTTCCATCGGTCACACGTGCACAGTGTTTCAAAGGGTTTTTAACAAGTTCACAATAAACATCcccaaaatatgaaattaaatgaaatcaacaatgtaaaacatattattatttataatattagtagtattagtattgttgttattattattgttgttattaataataataataatagtgacaTGTGAGAACTTTCATCTATAACAATCCTACATATTTTATTAGATGAATAGATATTAGATGATCAAACAAGCTGGTAGTATATATGTCAAAAAGTGATTGTCAATgataaaaaagtacaatatttacCCATGAGAAGCCTGGAGTATACACATCAGTACTCATCAGCTCGTAGCCTGTGAACTTCTGATATTTGGCCCTGATTGATAATCCATGACTGAAGACCCAAAGGTGACGGGGCCTTTGATGTGAgggcccccccaccacccaccctcACCCCCTAATTGAGGAACTCAGACTTGAAACATCACAGCCTGTTTTTAAACCATCTCTCAAAACTTACTTTTAACAATTAAACTCAAATAATAatcttatatattatataataatctTAGATTGTAGATTTCCTATTATGTCATTTGCTGTGTTCAATTTTAATTGTATTAGTGTATTATTTTTGCTTGTTGCTCGTTTattatttgtcctctttgtgaagcacttttgaAAGATGccacagaataataataaggataataattattgttattattatgattagcATCagcagtagttgttgttgttgttgtggtaataacatcaaataataattaatactcagataaaaa
This window of the Hippoglossus stenolepis isolate QCI-W04-F060 chromosome 20, HSTE1.2, whole genome shotgun sequence genome carries:
- the mrpl19 gene encoding 39S ribosomal protein L19, mitochondrial, which encodes MAARSTGLDRFILSLRLLRNLQLKNERFVCTSVRLGSSDPPKFAPPPRPVIIDKTQSVTSLRKFLSPEFIPPRQRTEPLKFSMERKDMIRRRKVLNIPEFYAGSVLAVTMADPNASGKTNRFVGICIQRGGKGLGATFVLRNIIDNQGVEICYELYSPRIQSIDVLKLEKRLDDNLMYLRDAMPEYSTVDPNMKPVPFSPTGEVSVNKLKVRMRPKPWQKHWERPNFNIQGIRYDLCMTPHQAEFVQKWAEPWREYDMLKEYDTSKLEEQILKEVQQEMSK